The Phocoena sinus isolate mPhoSin1 chromosome 8, mPhoSin1.pri, whole genome shotgun sequence nucleotide sequence CTGATTCCAGAAACATGTGAGGAGGTCATGCCTAACAGGACAAGGGGTATTTGGGATTATGTAATAGGAAGAGGAAAGTAAAGTCCAGGTAAAGGATCAGAGATGAGACTAGAACAATAGAGACATCAGGAGTAGAGAGGAACTTAGAGAAAGCAGTACAAAAGAAGAGATGCATTTGTAGAGAAATTAGCATAAAAGGGTTACTGTGACCCTGCGGGCagatagagagaaaaagaggttCAAACAGTGCCTGGACCAAAGTAAACTGTCCTTACTTTATTTGATGTGCCAACAAATCCAAAAGAAAGATAATCCTTGGGGAATATCAGCAGGGTTGTAGACAATATGAGATACGGATACAGGAGACAACAGGCAAAGCTTCCTGcacatttcaaaattattctcGGTGGTAGAAAATCCCATTTCAAGGAGTTGGCATGAAGCTTCTGCTGTTTCTTAACACCCAAAGTGAAAAAGACAGTGGAGAGCACTGTGGcctgtggttaagagcacaggcccTGAAGCTAGACTGCTGAGTTTGATTCTCAGACCCATTGTTCACTAGCCCTGGTCAACTTGAGATGAGATGTTGTCATGTTCCCATTTGCAAAACAAACTAGGTACCTATCTCAAAGGGGGGTAATTGGATCAGTGCCTTGCAGAAGTTTTAATTACTACTATTATTGAGTACCTGAACAAAATgacaagagagagagggagctcaCTCAcgagaaaagcaaaaatacaggAATTGAAGGAAAGGTAATAAAAAtcgaataagagaaagaaaagccaaatgTGATACAGTAGTTGATGAAACAGGGAAAGCATTCAAAagattttcaaaactttaaaatttgttgtaGAAGAATGATGTAGGAAAacagacatatatgtatattatccAGAGTGGAGATTTCATCTGTTTTTCACAATCAGCACTCTAAGTCCCACCCCCACTCTCCATATCATGACCCACAATAGTAACAGATCTCAAGTATCTCTACTTGGAGCTCTTCAACCTGGATTAAAAAACACAGTAGGAAATGGCCAAAGGTCTCAGCTAGGGAACTCACAATCAAGGAGGTGGGCTTTAGTTAGCTGGACCTTCTCTCATTTAGTTCTCAATTTGTAGGGTAGCAGTAAAATGCTCTCTCGTGCTCCCACACCTCCTAAAATGACTCCCTAGACTGCTCCACCACGCTCTTGAACCTTGGTGTGGCTGTTAATAAGAGTTTCTCAGAGCCACAGAGGGTCTCAGCTGCCCTTAGAGGTAGATGACATCAGGATCCCTTTAGGCTCCTAGTGGAACCACAAAGAGATGGGAGACATACTGAAGCTGTGTGAGGACTCTAGGCCTCACACAGGCCTAGAGCATGAAGAAGTGAGTTCATGAGTCCTGGGATCCTCTTTCCCCCAGAGACCCAACTCAGCCCACAACCAGGACTCAACTTTCCTTTTGCTTGATCGTGCCATAGTCTGCCAACTGTCTCTGAATACAGCTCCCTTAGGTTAGGGAGTTCTGCATCACAGCCCCCGTTCTAGCCCTGAGGACAAGCACCCTACTATTGCACAGAGCAGAGCTTCTCATAGCTTCTCCCCATTCCTCATTCTTTTGGAGATTTGGCCACTGCAGCATGAGTACAATATTCCTAGGTGGGAATGTCCACAAGCCCCATCCTGGGTTTACATGAAAATAGACATTTAAGAAGCCTCCTGGGGTCAAAGGTTCTAAGTGGGCTCTTCTCCCCTCTGTTCCTTGAAATAAGTaataaactcacagaaacaggGAAGGAATAACCACAAGAACAAATTGGATGAATTTCCTCGTTTATACAAACCAATTCAGTGAACgataacaggaaagaaaaaccaTCTGTACTATTCCTTTCAAAGCCATTGTATGAAATCTTTCATCAATAATCACCCCTGCTTAGCCTATCACTTACCTGAAACCAGCttctcacaattaaaaaaaaaaaagaaaaagcagataaaagagaaaaaaattttcccaatTTCATTTATCCTTGAAAAACATGGCctctttttcttgctatttttctCCAGAGACAAGATCCCCTCAAAGATTAAAAAGTCTTTCAGAAGGGTGGGAGTATCTgactttcttctctccccttctcatTTGCATGTGTGCCTGTAAGCTCACACACACTCAGaggttttcaaaaatatacagaaattgcTGTGATATgtgaaatacatttgaaaacatcATCTAATCCCAGACATGATGGGTGTGTTGTGTCTAAGGACACGCGCCTCCTACTCCGGGCCCAGACAGTCGGATCCTGAGTCCCCTCTTCCCGAGGACGACGACGAGGACCGTATCGTCCAGGTAGGTGGAGATCCGCAGCAGATGGACCTGTGGTCAGCGGCTGACTCAGGCCGGGCTCCACGGAGCTGTAGGCAGCTGCAGCCCCGAACTGGGCAGCAGAGCAAGAACCCCGGGCCGGCGAGGGGGGCGGGGACACAGGATCCACAGGGGCTCGACAGCGGGTCCCATGGCAGGCGGCCACGGGCGGACGGCGGTGCGAGGCACTGCGGGACGGACAGTGCCTCCGGCGGAGCACGGGACCCCAGGAGCGCGGATGTCCCTCCAGGCGTTCAGGAACTGGCTGCTGGGCTCCGTGGGCTGCGTGTGGTCCACCACGGTCCGGTCCTGCCCGCGTTTCCACAGCTCGTAGCGCTCCGGTTGCAGACTGTGCACGAAGGCGTCCATGGAGAAGGCGACCCTGGCCTCCCCGCAGCTGCACTGCGATGCCACTTTGCCATAATCGATCCAGCGCGGGGAGGCGAAATTGATGGCTTCTGTGCAGTTGAAACCATGGTTGAAGCCGGAGTGGTAGCCATAGGGAAACGTCACTATGAAATCTCCAGCCTCCTGAGTGACTTGATCGAAGGGGATGCCGTTGTCCTTGAGGACcttgggagaggagagagccacCTTGTGCCGCAGGAAGGCCTCACAGCCCCACGAGCTGCCCGGGAAAAGCTCCCTGGCCAGGCCTTCCAGGCGCCGGCCGTGGTCCGGGGGCACCACGTACCAAGTCTTGGGCTCCCCGAAGTGCAGGTAGTTGATGCTGTAAAGGTCCATGTCCTCCGTGTGCCAGGCAAAGGCGGTCTTCCACATGCTGAAGTACAAGTAGGGGGTGTTGACGCCTTCGATGACCACTCCGCACTCCTGTTCCAACAGGTCCTGAATGGTTCCCAGGTGTCCAAGTTTCCACTGCTTCGTGTTTTCATCGAATAAGGAGCCACGGACGTCCGCACCGTATACTGGTGAATCATAGGGGCATGTTTTCCAATATTTTCGCTCCAGATCCTCAAAATCAGAGTAGAACGGAGTCTGGTGTCTTTCACTGTTTTTTAAGCGGCGATACTCGCTCACAGTCATGGCTTTCTTATTTTTGTGGTGCTGAGTAAACACACCTGCCTGCCCA carries:
- the LOC116758199 gene encoding lysine-specific demethylase 4D-like gives rise to the protein MHSKHFGSQNPSCQITIIHPTMEEFEDFRKYIVYVEWQGAHRAGLAKVIPPKGWKARQTYDDTDDILIAAPLQQVTTGQAGVFTQHHKNKKAMTVSEYRRLKNSERHQTPFYSDFEDLERKYWKTCPYDSPVYGADVRGSLFDENTKQWKLGHLGTIQDLLEQECGVVIEGVNTPYLYFSMWKTAFAWHTEDMDLYSINYLHFGEPKTWYVVPPDHGRRLEGLARELFPGSSWGCEAFLRHKVALSSPKVLKDNGIPFDQVTQEAGDFIVTFPYGYHSGFNHGFNCTEAINFASPRWIDYGKVASQCSCGEARVAFSMDAFVHSLQPERYELWKRGQDRTVVDHTQPTEPSSQFLNAWRDIRAPGVPCSAGGTVRPAVPRTAVRPWPPAMGPAVEPLWILCPRPPRRPGVLALLPSSGLQLPTAPWSPA